The following DNA comes from Saccharomyces cerevisiae S288C chromosome XIII, complete sequence.
TGGATTTCGAAGAGTATACGGATGCGTTCCTGAGAAGGTATAAAGACCACTTTCAATTGGACGTACCGGACAACCTGACGCTGCAGGGATACTTATTGGGTTCCAAATTGGGCGCGAAGACTTATTCATACAAGAGGAACACACAGGGGCAGCACGATAAAAGGATACATAAGAGAGACCTGGCCAACGTGGTGAGAAGGCATTTCGATGAGCATTCCATTAAAGAGACAGATTGCATACCGCAATTTATATACAAGGTAAAAAaccagaagaagaaattcaaGATGGAATTTCGGGGTTGATCAAACGATGAGGCAGCCCTTTTGTGTATAAGTTATGTAAACTTTTAAGGTGGTAATTGTTAAAATGGACAGTAACACTTGTTTATTTGCTAGTATTCCATTTAGTTTAATGCCTTTTTGTATACGGTGCGGGTAGCTGTCGCGCCATTTTAAACGATCTAATATAACTGAGGTGGGCCTGTCATTGATGCATTGAATAGACAACTCATCAACCTATTTCTTATAAAAGGCGCCATAAAGCATTACAATCTACGATCGCgcaaacttttttcttttggccATGGAGGATTCGAGATTGCTTATCACTTTGATTCTTGTGTTTGGAGTTatatttctgaaaaaattcttccaaagtAATCAGCATCCCTCAGCACAACGCTTATCCGCTACAGGTGTAAACGCACACGGACGTCCTCAGGGCTCCACGCAGAATGCCTTGAGAAGGACTGGTAGAGTCAATGGAGGTCACCCCGTGACTACTCAGATGGTGGAAACAGTGCAAAATCTAGCCCCTAACTTACATCCTGAGCAAATTAGGTATAGTTTGGAAAACACAGGCTCAGTCGAGGAAACAGTGGAAAGGTACTTGCGTGGTGATGAATTCAGCTTTCCACCTGGGTTTGAGCCCTCCAGGGCGCCAATGGGGGCCAATGCGGCTGTTGATAATAACGCTGCTGGTGGCGGAGAGTTTAACGATCCcagaaagaagaacatgATTTGCGCTGAGAATCTACTCGATAAATTCCATGTGGATCTCAATGAAGATATGAGTAACTTAAGCTTTAAGGACTTAGACATTGAAGAGAGAAAGAGATTGTTGGTTTGGCAAGCCAGAAAGAATTTGGAGACAAAATTGCAAAGTGATAAAGATTTGCAAAGTTTGCTGACTTGAACGCTTAAGTGCTTGTCGGGAACACGCAAGTGTGCCCATAATGCGCATAAGTATATCTTTGTGTTTACTTATTTAAAATGACTAAATAAATAACccaaaaaaaggaagaaaaaaatgtaatTATTAAGCATTGGAACACGGTATTGCTGCCAACTTGGCAAATCGCCCGAAAAATGCCTTTATTGGTATTGTATTGTCTAACGGAACCCAGTGAATATCTTCCTTGCAGTTTATTAGACGCTCTGTTACCACTTCTAAATCTTCAATTCGGTctcttttgtaaaaatgACCAGTGACTATATATTCTGGAAAGAGAGTGAAAGTGTATCTGTTTGGTTCGGGTGTGGCTTTGAAATAAACCTCCAATGGCTTTCTTCTGTTGTGGTGGGCCGACGCGATGACGGCAAGGTCTGTGACTTGGAAGTGTACGATGCACTTCCCAGGCTGTTccagataaaaaatttgtgaaATATGCTGTACTTTCTTCTCAGAATCAAACGTGCGAGTGTCATTGTTTGACCATACCTTAGCGATTTCAAGTGCAGGGATATCTTTACCGGGTTCTGCGCACGGTATATACAAGGGATGTTCATACAGCTTGGGTCTGAACGTTCTTCTCCCCTTACGCCGCTTTAAGTACTTGATGACCTCTATTGATAATAGACGATGAGATGCCGTGCAAAGGATATAACCAATTTGTCTTGGAGTCCGTCTTAAATCAAACTTTTGTGAAGTGCTGAGAGCTTGGCTATTGTTCTTTCGTACCATGTCCATCACCATTTCAAGTTCCTGCTCTCTTGGCAGCGATTTGGTGAATGGTCGTACGGGGATCGCAGACCATTTCAGACGTGGTAGATCCAAAGAATGGAAGAAAGACTTGAATGCATCTATTTGGTGTATTCTATCATCATATATGGACAACTCCCGCAGAGAGGGATAATATTCTAAGAAATCCCGCATCAActcttttttatatttgctAGTGTACTCAGAAattgctcttttttttaggcAAACTGCATTGAACCTAAACTCATTTTCTGAGCATTTCCAATGGCTCCTTGCCGTCTGTAAAGCATGCTCAATCAACTTATGGAACTTACTTTCCTCTCTGCCCGTTAAAACGATCGAGATAGTATCCTTGGCAGAATATGACTCCTCCGCCAATTTAACGATATCCGCATTCCACGAATACCTTCTCGGTTTAGTCTTCGAGATCTCAATAGCAGCCTGCAGAAACCCCGGCTCATTCCACCAGCCTCCATTCGGTAGCGTGCTCGATGTCAACAAATTTAGTAGCTCACGTGTATACAATTGCTCTGTAGGACCCGGCGTTGCAAATAATGTATTGTCGAAGTCGTATATGTGCAATTTCGTAATCGCATGCTCAGGAACCTCAAAGGGCACGGCCAACTCGCAAGCGCAACTATTCCATTTTCTGAGCACACGGTGATTGCCACATCTGCTGGACATCTCCCCTTTCCTTcgaaattcttcaaattcttccatTATACTCGTTTGGGTTATGCAGACAAACAGCACATATGataattcattttttttcttccattatACGCTATAGTAATGTAAGACCTGATCTACGGGTTCGTTTCTTCTATTTCCGTTACCCGCCGTGCACCACAGCATCGCTGCGGTTCCGTCTGCGTGAGTCGTTCTGCGCGAATCACTTCCCGCAGCTGACATCACAGGGGCGGCCTTTCCTGGCTACGATTTTTTAGCGGGAAAGGCACACCCTTTCTTCTCCTTTCGGGTataaagtttcttctgTGTGGATTCTGTGGGCCAGCTTCGGTTTTGaagttggaaaaaaattcttcatctttgtttttttatcgtggaaaaggaagaaaatactTGATAACCAACAGCAAAGCCGCATGGCTTGGCACTCGATCTTGATGTTGTCCCGTGCCTGGTtgtataatattattattaatggCCATTTCGTAATCAAATTTCggtttgttgtttttttctatttctttttcatcttatatatattaattCGTTTGCCTTTtccgtttctttttgttttagtAATCATAAGTTTACGGCTTAGCAGCAAGGGCAAAGGGACAAAATGAATAGTACTAATAGTACTAATAGTACTACAACAGCTACCAGTACAAACACGTCAACTCAACAAGTCGTTACTTCTTTGGTAAGTAATGGTACTATTTTTGGTGTTTTTGTCATAGCGTTCTTGATTTTGCGTATAAAACTAAAAAGGATTTATGAGCCCAAATCCTCATTCAATCtgattaatgaagaaaaaaagccagAACCGCTACCGCAGGGCGTCTGGCAATGGCTGAAGCcgttattgaaaaaatcagacAATTTTGTCATTCAACAAGCCGGTCTGGATggatatttctttttgaggTACCTTTTCATCATTGCAATTTACTGTGCTGTTTCCATGAGTTATATATTCCCTATTTTGTTGTCCATTAACGCCAGTAACGGTAACCATGAAAGCGGATTGAATCAATTGGCCTATCAGAACGTCAAGCACCGTGGTAGATATTTTGCACATGTTTTCTGTGGAtggattttcttttgggGGTTCCTTTACATTATTTACAGAGAATTGTATTTTTACACCTCTATGAAGCAAGCTGTACTAGCGTCCCCTCGTTATGCTAAAAAACTATCCTCGAGAACCGTGTTATTCCAGACTGTCCCTAAGCAATACTTAAGTGAAGAAGAGTTTTCTAAGTTGTTTGATGGTGTGAAAAGAGTCTGGATCGCAAGAGGTTCCGGTTCAATTGAAGCAATGGTCAAAGCAAGGGACAATATGGCCATACAATTGGAAGGTGCTGAAACAAAATACCTGAAAGCagcattgaaaaaaattaagaagttaaacaaaaaaagtccGCAATTATCTGTCTCTGATAATATTGCTGAATATGTCCCTGACAAGAAAAGACCACATCATAAAATTAACAAGGTTGctaaattcttttttggtaaaaaagTTGACACCATATCCTACATTAAGGAGGAGTTGCCCAAGTTAAACCAAAAGGTGAAGGCATTACAAGAAGATCATGAAAATTCATCCCCTTTCAACTCCGTTTTTGTGGAGTTTGAATCCCAATATCAGGCCCAAGTTGCCGCTCAGATCACCACATACCATGCTCCTCTTTTCATGACGCCTGTGTATATTGGTATTGAGCCATCCGATGTCGTTTGGTTTAATTTGAGGATGTTCTGGTGGGAAAGATTAGGTAGGGAAGTCAGTGCGGTTTCAGCAATTGTCGCGCTAGTAATATTATGGGCTTTCCCAGTGGCTTTTGTTGGTATGATCTCTAATATTACTTCCTTGACTAATGAAGTTAAATGGTTAAAGTTCATCTATAAATTACCAAAACAACTATTAGGTTTACTGACATCTCTGGCCCCAACTGTGGCATTGGCCGTTTTAATGAGTTTCTTGCCGAAATTTATTAGGGGTATGGCTATCACTCAAGGTGCTCCATCTAAGCAAAATGTGGAATATTTCACTCAACAAGCTTATTTCGCCTTTCAAGTTATCCAAGTCTTTTTAGTTACCACTCTATCCTCCGCCGCCACTTCCACAGTAACGGAAATTGTTAAAGAGCCCACGAAGGCTATGGATCTACTGGCTTCTAATCTGCCAAAAGcttctaattttttcatgtCATACGTTATTCTACAAGGTCTGTCCATTTCATCAGGTGCTCTTTTGCAAATTGTTCCACTAATACTCTTTTATGTTTTAGGTGCCTTTTTAGATGGTACCGTTAGGAAGAAATGGAATCGTTTTTGTGGGCTATCCAGTATGCAGTGGGGGACAGCTTTTCCAGTTTATACAAACTTGGCAGTTATTACTTTCTCCTACTCCATCATTTCTCCGttgattttattatttgctGCCGTCGCGTTTTTCCTATTGTATATTGCATATTTATACAATTTGACTTATGTCTATCAGGAATCACCCGACGCAAGGGGTATTTATTATCCAAGAGCTCTTTTCCAAACTATAGTTGGTATCTACATCGGTCAGATATGTCTATTAGGTCTTTTTGCCGTTGGTAAAGGTTGGGGCCCAATCGTTTTACAGGTAATTGGAATTTGTGTTACCGTCCTTATTCATTTACATTTGAGCGCTGCATTTGATCATTTATCAAAGGTTATACCCGTTGATACCATGAAACCGTTAGATGGTGTATCAGATACAccttctttcaaaaatatttataaaGGCATAGAAAGTACAAaggtgaagaaaaatacttttggTGCAAATATTGACATGGACGGAATCAAAGAATTACCTGAATTtccaataaagaaatatcaCAAGAGGAGTGAATCAGTCACTGAGCAACAAGTTGAAAATAGCATATTTAGTGAAAATACATTCGAATATCAATTCAACCCAGCAAATGAAGCCAATGCAGATGGGCACGCTATAAATGCAGAAAATTTAATTGAGGACGTGCCATTATTAGCAGATGGTGATACAATGAAAATTCCTCCGGCTCCATGGTGGAAGAGATTCTTAAAACCTCACATTTACTACTCCTATAAGGCTGTAAAGAGCAGACTGCCAGAAATATATGGTTTGGTTGATCCTGATGAAAGAGTCAATGATTTCGATATCTCTCATGCTTACGATTATCCAGCTGTTAGTGCACAATGCCCCGAATTGTGGATTCCTCGCGATCCTTTTggattttccaaattgttGATTTCAGACGTTTCTGGCGTTGTTGAAATGAACGATGAAAATGCTACCATCGATgagaatttgaaatttactCTGCGTGACGTACCACCACCATATAATGATGTTAAAGACGAAGCAAATGGTGAAGCAAATGGCGAATTTGACACAGCTAGTAAGGAAAATAATCCATTTGCGGACCCAAAGTATAAGGAAGAAGAGAGTCGTTCGGCAGTCTAAAGGTTAAACATTATCAGAAATTATCTATTCCTATTTGTTTAGCTGTTATCCTCTGATGGTTGAATTGTAATTTTACTAAGAAAAGGAGAGGAAAAGGACGTGcatatattcttttaataCATTTAAAATATGATTCTAATCATTTCTTATATAATAGTGTATAGTCTAATCATTCATCGTGTATAGTAAccctttttgtttttttttatgcaaagtttttttgtttttggcAATCTATGAGGTTTGAATATTGGATAAAAGGAACTCCGCACAGTAATACGGAGCAGTCAGCTAATTTAACCAGCACTAATAGGGAGTACATTCAATTGGAAACTTTGATTCGCTTGTATGCGTGAAAAGCAAATTCCCTTCTAGAGAAGTTACTGAAAAACATGAATTTATTACGAATGAATGCTTTAACAAGCAAGGCTAGGTCAATAGAACGGTTAAAACAAAcattg
Coding sequences within:
- the CUE1 gene encoding Cue1p (Ubiquitin-binding protein; ER membrane protein that recruits and integrates the ubiquitin-conjugating enzyme Ubc7p into ER membrane-bound ubiquitin ligase complexes that function in the ER-associated degradation (ERAD) pathway for misfolded proteins; contains a CUE domain that binds ubiquitin to facilitate intramolecular monoubiquitination and to promote diubiquitin elongation, facilitating polyubiquitin chain formation) — translated: MEDSRLLITLILVFGVIFLKKFFQSNQHPSAQRLSATGVNAHGRPQGSTQNALRRTGRVNGGHPVTTQMVETVQNLAPNLHPEQIRYSLENTGSVEETVERYLRGDEFSFPPGFEPSRAPMGANAAVDNNAAGGGEFNDPRKKNMICAENLLDKFHVDLNEDMSNLSFKDLDIEERKRLLVWQARKNLETKLQSDKDLQSLLT
- a CDS encoding uncharacterized protein (hypothetical protein), with product MEEFEEFRRKGEMSSRCGNHRVLRKWNSCACELAVPFEVPEHAITKLHIYDFDNTLFATPGPTEQLYTRELLNLLTSSTLPNGGWWNEPGFLQAAIEISKTKPRRYSWNADIVKLAEESYSAKDTISIVLTGREESKFHKLIEHALQTARSHWKCSENEFRFNAVCLKKRAISEYTSKYKKELMRDFLEYYPSLRELSIYDDRIHQIDAFKSFFHSLDLPRLKWSAIPVRPFTKSLPREQELEMVMDMVRKNNSQALSTSQKFDLRRTPRQIGYILCTASHRLLSIEVIKYLKRRKGRRTFRPKLYEHPLYIPCAEPGKDIPALEIAKVWSNNDTRTFDSEKKVQHISQIFYLEQPGKCIVHFQVTDLAVIASAHHNRRKPLEVYFKATPEPNRYTFTLFPEYIVTGHFYKRDRIEDLEVVTERLINCKEDIHWVPLDNTIPIKAFFGRFAKLAAIPCSNA
- the RSN1 gene encoding Rsn1p (Membrane hypothetical protein; overexpression suppresses NaCl sensitivity of sro7 mutant cells by restoring sodium pump (Ena1p) localization to the plasma membrane), which codes for MNSTNSTNSTTTATSTNTSTQQVVTSLVSNGTIFGVFVIAFLILRIKLKRIYEPKSSFNLINEEKKPEPLPQGVWQWLKPLLKKSDNFVIQQAGLDGYFFLRYLFIIAIYCAVSMSYIFPILLSINASNGNHESGLNQLAYQNVKHRGRYFAHVFCGWIFFWGFLYIIYRELYFYTSMKQAVLASPRYAKKLSSRTVLFQTVPKQYLSEEEFSKLFDGVKRVWIARGSGSIEAMVKARDNMAIQLEGAETKYLKAALKKIKKLNKKSPQLSVSDNIAEYVPDKKRPHHKINKVAKFFFGKKVDTISYIKEELPKLNQKVKALQEDHENSSPFNSVFVEFESQYQAQVAAQITTYHAPLFMTPVYIGIEPSDVVWFNLRMFWWERLGREVSAVSAIVALVILWAFPVAFVGMISNITSLTNEVKWLKFIYKLPKQLLGLLTSLAPTVALAVLMSFLPKFIRGMAITQGAPSKQNVEYFTQQAYFAFQVIQVFLVTTLSSAATSTVTEIVKEPTKAMDLLASNLPKASNFFMSYVILQGLSISSGALLQIVPLILFYVLGAFLDGTVRKKWNRFCGLSSMQWGTAFPVYTNLAVITFSYSIISPLILLFAAVAFFLLYIAYLYNLTYVYQESPDARGIYYPRALFQTIVGIYIGQICLLGLFAVGKGWGPIVLQVIGICVTVLIHLHLSAAFDHLSKVIPVDTMKPLDGVSDTPSFKNIYKGIESTKVKKNTFGANIDMDGIKELPEFPIKKYHKRSESVTEQQVENSIFSENTFEYQFNPANEANADGHAINAENLIEDVPLLADGDTMKIPPAPWWKRFLKPHIYYSYKAVKSRLPEIYGLVDPDERVNDFDISHAYDYPAVSAQCPELWIPRDPFGFSKLLISDVSGVVEMNDENATIDENLKFTLRDVPPPYNDVKDEANGEANGEFDTASKENNPFADPKYKEEESRSAV
- the SAP30 gene encoding Sap30p (Component of Rpd3L histone deacetylase complex; involved in silencing at telomeres, rDNA, and silent mating-type loci; involved in telomere maintenance) translates to MARPVNTNAETESRGRPTQGGGYASNNNGSCNNNNGSNNNNNNNNNNNNNSNNSNNNNGPTSSGRTNGKQRLTAAQQQYIKNLIETHITDNHPDLRPKSHPMDFEEYTDAFLRRYKDHFQLDVPDNLTLQGYLLGSKLGAKTYSYKRNTQGQHDKRIHKRDLANVVRRHFDEHSIKETDCIPQFIYKVKNQKKKFKMEFRG